The sequence CGATTTtgaaaactttgcaaaaaaactatctttaaaatgtatatacatacatatatactatatgtagtaACCACAACTTCTCTCATCAATTGTCATCTTTTTGCTCACTACAATTGTTCATCACACTTCTAGGCAAGTCAACATGATAATGTTGTTAAACGACCCCTCTTCATCACTACAGTACCCACTGGAGTGTTCTTACCACCTCCGAAAGAGCCGCCGTTACCTTGGTTTCTAAAGCctcacatatatgcatattccTCACATCCAGTAGTGCTGTCAGGTAGCAATGCCGCAGCAACCGACAACGCTAATGACAAAATCCATAATAGCTCTGTAGCGTCAGCAAAGATCTCCGCATGCGATAAAGTAATGTCGGCGAACCAGTTAAAAAGTATAAGGGCTAACTCTAAAGCGAATACAGTTTCGGGTACCACTCTAAGCCGATCTTCGAATGTTAATGGTTCGGCAACAAATGGCTTACGGCGTGGTCAGCCATCGCCTCCATCTCGAGATCCTTTGACGGGTAGTGTAAACCTCACCAAACAACAATTTCGTGAACAAATACAACAGCATCGTGCAAAAAGGTAATGAGCTCTACGACTGATGTTTTAGATTATTTAATCACCCTACATGAACGATAAGATTCATTATTCAACCGACTGGTAACCGAATAAATTTGGCTTTAATCATCAATTCATTAATCGCTCTATTTTAAGTACACTATTTtcgctttaaataattttagttgtTATCCTACTTaccatgaaaaaaattgtttctattataaaaactttaccCGCATTATcgaaattttatattgataGCTGTTATATTATATGTAGCTTTTCGAAATAACATAATTAAGATTACTCACACAAAGCTCATTTGAATAAggtaatttataaaatgtagtatatatgtacataagtaggCTGAGGTAATTCAGGGAACAATTTTACCAATTTGCGCCACAAGTAAAAAAGGAAAAGTACAAGTATTGACTTACTACAACTGGGTAGGAAAATCTTAATATGATTTGATCAAGGTTTTGTtccaatatctttatttatgttcgatttatccattgtaaagtaaaagaaaattaaggGTTTCATCTCTCTCACCGAATGTAACCCATGATCCTAGTTGAAACGATCCTAGTACTACTACCCACCACTCCTAAATATTGATCACCAGACCCTCATAGATCAACGAAGCGTTTTGAACCcagcacaaatacatatgttaaacGGGCTAATATCAATTCTAGCCGAAAGTGTGTCTATCGAGATATTCTACCTCAGTTTGGCAAAAACTGCGCAATAAAGTTAAAAGTACATAGATTTTTCCGCCTTCTCTTGCTCCATACAGCTTTGGCAAAATGCATTCGGCAAGATATTTACCCACGCCGCCTGTGAACCTATTGGACGAGTTTAAATTGTGGAGAGATGAAATTTGCTAAAGGCAAAGAGTTCAGAGGGCAACTTGTTCTAGTTGTTGACCAGCGCTTGCCGAGCTCTAGAGTTGTGTTTTGTCGACTCCTTCCCAATCTGATGAAATTTGGGATACTGTTTACCACATTTGTAGCTTAATTAGTGGCTTAGTTATAGTACTTTATCATTTTTCGGTTAGCGGTATATGCGCTTCACTATGGTCCGAATTAGCCTATCTGGAGTACCAACCCCAACAGAGTGCTAAAGAACTTATGTACCAACTCTCCTTATCAAGATCAATTGCACGGGCGTGGGGAAAGACAGACATCCGGAATTCAACCCTTCATCCTGATCGTACTCTATATGCATAACTCtttatctatctcgattagtttaagGTGTTTCAAACCAAACACCAGAGATATTTAATTAAGATTAACATAATCAATATATTCGCAATTTTAGTGCTGTGGAAAACCacaggtatatgtatgtacatacgaggtttgacaattaagtaatgagactgattttattgccgcgcttgtggtaaacctgtgacctttaaattcattttctctttttccggcatccctcccatctccattgatatatgtatgtatgtaccatcgctctagcttgtttagttcgcctgctgcgtcaagttgagtagacgtgtgtttgtagtgctcgtcacgaaaatggaaaaacgaaatcaagtgcaacgcgtcgcgataaaattttgcgccagattgggcgaaacagcttcggaaacgtgcgctaaaattgtaagagtgtatggtgatagtgctcttagtcgtgcccaggtgtttcgatggcacaaagagtttaaggaggagcgtgaaagcgtggaagacgaggcgcggAGTGTGAGACCAGTCGAGGTGCGAACTGACTCGAATGCGCAGCGTGTTCGCGCATTAATCCGTGACGATCGGCGTTTAACAGTTCGAAAATCAAGTCtgctattgccaagtactcgtaagattgcgaaaacgagtcaacaggatgcgcccagacatcggtcataactggatccttcatcacgacaacgcgccgtgccacaccgccctcagcgtatcccagtatttggcctctaaagggatcgccgtgttgcaacagccgccttattcgcccgacatgtcaccctgtgcctttttttgtttcctaaaacaaaatcgatggtcaaaggaacccattttgagtcgattacggacatccaggcggccgtgacgagggtactcgcgacATCcgagtcgaagcgttccagctgcccaaggggactactttgaagcggatggcagagttgtagagtaattttcaaatatacggtttttattgactcagtctcattacttaattgtcattattattatttattatgttatttgaaaaaacatCCACCGGATAGGCAGAAATCACCATATTAAGGATATGAGGACTTAACCGTATTgtggtgaaaaaaaatttggagataagtttaataaaatattttacattatgtCTTATACGGTAAATGTATATCAAGAGCCAAAAAGTGCTATAATGGGTCAGTTTGGGCCTAGGTAAAAGCATGCAGTTTTTTCGAAAGAGTTGCTTCGAATGCGTTtgcgaaaagttttttatagttGTATTGATTCGAAACATGCGAGGACGACCACTGTGTGCATTGTAAAAtttgtaacagaatttatggcaagactaagtacatacatatagtagtaTGCGTTGAGCATAAAGACAACAATACACTCACGGATTTTACCCATTTTAGGCTAATAAAATCTGTTCACTTGATATCTTTCATATCTTTCAGGTTGGCCGATTTAAAATCATCTGTTTATTGATGAGTATGGCATTTGAAAGACGgaattcgtgcaaagttttatttcaataatttaacttttttttcagagaGTGCTACATTTTATTGTTTGAAAAATGATATTGGTTTTGATGTAGCAAACAACTAAGCATCCGTTTCttcagattttttatttctatcgCCTACTAGTAGtcaactaaataaatttaaaacattttaagtaCGTGAGTAAGTGAAACTAAACTTTCTCTACGTTCGCATATATGTATCAGAATTTTAAGACCAAAACTGATCTTGGCTACTTCCATGATGAATATTTATAGTCAAATATGATTTAATTTAAGTTACCTATTGGTATTAGATGGAATTAATATTAGATTACTATTTGGACGTATGTACATTTAAACAAAGATcaaagtaaggaagggttacACATGTTTTTTGCTTCCTCTACACTCCGCTTTGCTTCATGTTAACATCTAGAGACTTCGCTTAAAAATGGTGGAGATCGAATCATAGTATATTTTAATGTTGTTTTAATGTTAATGTAATGTGAatactttcattaaattttatagataatacatttcatttcattgcagAGATATTCCTCCACAAACTTACCGCAATGTTATGTACGACCGCCGTGTAATACGTGGATCCGTTTTCGGTACGCAGCAACTTTTGGTAAGAATACTTCATatcctttttcaaatttaatatttacctACATTTTATAGATCTATATTACTTGACCAGTTAGAACTACATAGTTTGCAAATTACTGAAATCATTACCTTTCACTTTATAATAGTTAAATAGAGATATCGAAATATCTCTTTACAAATAGTGCTTTCAAGTTGTGGCACCTTCCATCTCAAAATGGTCGAAAATATGGGACATGAAAACCTCAGTGCCTATGGctgacatttttttgaaaatatctgtTAATCtatgagatatcttaatgaaagtAAGAAGAAAAATTCCCGAGCGCAAAAATAGATATAATCGGTTCAATTCTTTCCCTAGCgaacatatatatactttataacgATTTTCGAGTTCCTTTACATTTATACTATACTAGGTCTAAGGCAGCGACTCCGCTCGCGTAGAATTTAGcataagatatgtatgtacatatgtatatcggtcTTGGGCTTACTATAGCTTACATGCAAGCCtatcaaatttgacccagacTATTTTATCACAACTCTTCATTATTGCGTTTAAAATGGGCTCGGGGTCATATTCACCAATATACCTATAGTTCGCTGAAGACAACAGTATACGAGCTTCTCGAACGTTGCTGGTTGATTAGCGTAAACCTTTGATTTGCCATACCCCCAATAAAAATAATCTAGAGGCTTTAAATTGAATGATCTTGGCTGCCATTTAACGGACCATTTCTCGAAACTAAAAAGTCGCCAAACTCTGCTCGCAATGTTTCCATGTGTCTTGTTGGAAATATAATCGTAGATCGTCCGCcttgaattcatcaaaaagaAGTCGGTCAATATCGTGTTTAACATTCGTTATTGGAGATAACCAATAACCACCTGAACCACACGAGGTTTTGAGCAACAAATTTGTTTGTTGGCGaagccattaagccagaaatggacctcttCTGAAAAGATTTTACGATGAGAAAACCTAGTAGCTGCCGAAGaacattaatttatataatatttttccggCATTGTAAAAGTGAAAAGAGAAGTGATGaaatgatgaaatgacaaatcTTGCTAAACAAACTGACcaaattttacacagatacGTAAACAAACATGGCCGCTCCGTGCCACGTGTCGAAATCACATCATCCCTATTGGTAGACGCTGTATAATTGTAAACGTATTCTTGATTAATTTTATTCTCGCTTAATCTGTCTGAAAGTTTCACAGCATTTTAATGACGTTTTTGCCAAAGTAAAAcggatttaataaaatcattattGTAAATTGCATATGATGGGCCGATTCATCCTCATCATCAACATCAGAGAACGAAATGAGGTTGTTGATTCCCTACCCAGGATGATAGGATTCATAGAAGACGTTGTGAACGCTTACTCAGACTCAGAAGTAAAACGAATAATAcagtgatcaaattgaaaggcgaatttttaatttatatgtacttcgtgtgtttttcgaatcggtaaatttttttttttgtaagttttctGTAAATAGtaattagtatttgagatacgcgtcgttttgtgaggctctaaaagtgaattcttctatttttactatgtctaaagttattgaacaaagaactgcgataatgcaccatctaaTGCATTgattattcgtgatcatttcgccacattttcaacaaatatcgtgccgcaactacCTCATTCGGCTGATTTACCTTTGTGTAACTTCTaactattcagcaaattcacatgaccactccaaGGACCCGTTCTAagaatataaaagctgaatcgaagaaggcgagatggccatcacgacggaggatttttccgaGTGCTATGAtaactggaaaattcgttggcatatctatgtgtattgcagcgggaggcgATTGCTTTGAAGCTTATGAAATGGAGAAAAtttacctttcaatttgatcacagtagtagtGTCGAtatccgtataaatggggtatgtgcggatagggagcttctccagagaggaatatccaaaaataatataaaaataaattttattttttaaaatattcagaacaaaattttaataaagaactTTAATTTGTTATACTGTATTactatatgtgacctggtctacggaaagggggcttaggtgtaaaaaaatcaattttcactttttagttgattcggatggaagatgagatgcTTTTTCACGTGATCGAATCCAAAAAGtcactagttttcgcacgttagctcccttttcgtagaccaggtatTGAACCCATACGCGTTGAACGAATATTTTCACCgctaattataaatttttaattttgtacatctatttatttatagacaaatttatgtatacaaAGGAGGTGTcaactaataataaaaataataatttagaaataattgttttatcTACCTAATTATAACAGTGATAAGTTAACCtaaaacaaattgataaaaaagaatctttttttttgaaccTCTGTTTTAAAGGAAAACTCAGATCCTTTTGATAAAGCGGCTGAAATTCGTCGACGCCATGCCATAAGGAAGCAAAAGGTATGTCGAAGTCAACGTAATATCCTTGGAACTCCACCGCCTGTTAACGGTCGACGGCATGAAGTTATTCAAACCGAAAAATATTTGGAAGAACTTGTACAACGACCTCCGGAATTCTCCGTAGATACACAGACCGATTTGTTCCTTGAAAAACCACCTGAACCACCTTATATCCCGTCCAAAGTGGGTGTAGATGCTGCTACCGAAATTGCCGACGGTGAACTTTTCCACTTTGATGCTGAGGCTCAACCAATTATCGATATTCTCGTCGACGCTTGTATCGAACAAAGCATGCTGGAGGTTGCGCATGAACAAGAAATTGCTGAACTTCGGCGTCAACAAGCCGAGTAAAGCTAACTATTATCATAGCATTTTTGCATATGCATGTAATTAAATATCTTATCATTGCAGATTCCTTGCTCAACGAGAAGCTGAGTTGGCTGAACTGCGTCGCCTTGAAGCCGAGGAAATACGTTTACAAGCCGAAAAAGAGCGCCGTTTGCAACAGGATACAATAGCCAAAGAATTAGATGAAGAAATGCAAAAGAGTGTAACCGCTGCTAAATTATTACAAGGCCATATTGCTGGTTTACTACCTGAGGTTTTGGACAACCTTGAACCAGCAACGGACGCAGCAAAGAAGGAACACCTAATGAAAACCATCGCACCTTGGCTAACAGTTGAAGTAGCAGAGGAAGTTGGCCACATCGTGGACTCCCGTGAGATACTCACCGCCATCATTCAGGAGATCATCAAACAGCGTGCAACTGCATATGCTGGTTACAAAGAAGAAATGCCGCTGGAAACCGTAATGGAACGTGGTGAAGATGATATTTTGGAAGAGGCAACAAAAGAAGAAATATGTACGTGTGAGTCAAGTGATATTAGCAGTGAGAAAACAGATAAATGTGACGACACGTCAAAGAAAGTGTgatcaaaactgaaatttgtTTACTGTTAACTGATTTATTTTTGCTCCCTAAAATTTATGTCTTAACGaaacaaattgaaatgaaaactttGGATATTCAAATAcaagaatacatatgtatgtattatgaaGCTGGATTAAAATTTACGCGTTgacgaaatacatacatatgagcgaTATGTGGCACTCGACAACATcaaacaaataatgaaaatctttcaaaattatACAGAATTTGTTTATGAATGCTGCTGACGCCGAAGGATACGTCCTTAGGGaattttgtaaatacaaaaagcACAAATGTTAATTAACAAATTACAGCAACAATATGAAGCGCTCTTCAatgcattttacatttttacgcGTTTTCTCGCAGTTTAGCTATGATGTCAGTTAACATTTATGGCTTTTTTTATTCCTAAAATTCTCTGGTCGTCGAAGCTGTcgcattaaaatgaaaatattgcttatGAGCACTGtttatttcttatataattaaatatataattcaatattataataaactaatattaaaaaatttgttttatgtactactagaggacccgtccacgcttcactgtggctgatacatagataatactactactaccatctacatataatgatttctattagttggattataactattagttaatgagatatgtgtagcatttttgtgaagcaacttgtgttagtttccaaaaaaatggatcataaagcatttcgtgtgttaataaagcattacttttttggggaaaatactgttgaatttgggcttggggaaatccaccgttgaaaaagATATTTTCTAAGCTGATAACAGAcgaaatgagcaaagtaggtgcctcgcaagctccatcatttcccactggagttcaatcgacagtcattctagtagACTGCACATGTTGAACTGGTTATCAGgtgtggaaaaacgaaaaaggcggctggaaaggttatgacatcagtcttttaggatgcacgtggtataatacatactcaacgactgattactgagccagctataatctatttcactgcgcatttggttgcagttcttttcttctattccaaatacttagcaattgtattatttttgaggaagaatctgtttaaaatgGAGCGCATATATTCAGTTGATtcttacaaacatgaattttgaacaaatgcttgtgatttaaaatataatttttgtatttatgagttgtattaaattttaacataaagagataaaggGTATCCTGTGTTCTTACCCTGGTTCCAAGCCAATTCCCCAGCAAATTTTTAGCCAAATCGGTTAAGctgttcttgagttataaatggtgtaactaacacaactttcttttataaatatagatTGTATTAAACCCAACCAACTGCGTGGATCTtacttaaaatttgtaaatcttCACAGTAGCAGCAAAACACTCAGTATCAGTatgggggtattctggtctagactttcttctttattggcgtagacaacgcttacgcggttacaattttaataatataagttttcgatttaaaaagtgtaaaatttaagtataatattgaatttaaaaatgttatatatgtatgcgaagTAGGTGTGTTTACAGCcgattgaatttttaatttatacttcgcatGTCACTTCGAaagagatgaaatggacaaaatggacaaaattcacctttcaatttgatcacagtagtatgtatataagataAAAAGGTTGCGGAAATTTCAGCATTCTTTAGATATAATCTGGTTTTATGTCATTCATGCTTTACCAGTGGAACGCTACGAGGAATCTGGCGGATTGGTCTTGCAACCTGTTTTAATAAAATGCTTCAAAAATTTAGTGTTACTGGTTTGAAATTGTCTTTATAAAACATGGTAAAGTATCTGAGAAGGAGTTGTTTAGCCTTATTTTGATGGACTGTCTCTAGTTCCTCGGTTCAATTATTAATTTCGCACGTCGTGAGTAAACCCAACCACTCATGAAATTTCCCTCAAGATGTTTTTCACAATTTATCACGGCCTTAATTTACTGAGACTGGCGTAATATAACGGGTGGGTCAtcaacgttttaaatttgaattatctatatttcgacattgggaACGTCAAAtgccattcggaaagtgacagatattcagtaaaaagtctcaaattttacgaaatgggtcactattcactagaaaaaaactgggaaatattgacagattgggcagaagatcgtttgaccgagcatggtcaattttaccgaaaaatcatttttttcggacgaggctcatttccaccttgatggttacgttaacaagcagaattcttgcatttggggcacagaaaacccgcacgtaatcgtcgagaagccaatgcacccagcacgaatcactgtatggtgcggattttggtctggtggaatcatcggcccatttctcttcgaaaatgaagaaggaaccgccgtaaccatcaagcaaattgaagaggaagacttggacaacatttggttccagcaggacggcgctacgtgctatacagcaaacgctacactcaatattttacgccctatctttaaagttaaaattttagatggcccaccctatacatatgtattgtacgCTGGGTTTTGGACCCGGGCGTAAAACACCCCCCATGAAAAGaacaaaacagcctcggatgagagatcctcttttgatgacgaccgcTGCAAACGTggtaaggattacgatttaagggcatgcgcctggaatgtccggtcccttaattcggaaggtgccgctgctcagctggatgatgtcctcgttagagtaaaggctgacattacCGCCGTCAAAGAAATGAGATGGACGGGAGAAGGACTGAGGGGAGTAGGGTTttgcatttactacagtgaccatataaaggagcgcaaattcggtgtggaaTTGGTGGTGGGAGAGAGTCTCCGTCACCGAGTACTGtaattcaccccggtggataaacatctagccacaatccgcatcaaaatgaagttcttcaacatatcgcttatttgcaCCCACACCTCGACGGAAgggaaggacgatgtgaccaaatatgtcttctatgagcgcttggagcgcacctatgagattTTCCAccaccacgatgtcaaaatcgagCTTAAGAAcattaacgccagggtgggcaaagaattcgttcggtaaattcagcctccatgacgaaacatcc is a genomic window of Bactrocera dorsalis isolate Fly_Bdor unplaced genomic scaffold, ASM2337382v1 BdCtg166, whole genome shotgun sequence containing:
- the LOC105225621 gene encoding uncharacterized protein LOC105225621 (The sequence of the model RefSeq protein was modified relative to this genomic sequence to represent the inferred CDS: added 624 bases not found in genome assembly), with protein sequence MKFDGQQNATSPQHSPPDSSIAEKPSPHLDSGPNNNSSTTTIPNPNEIDIAPSNSIRSDSESSTARPRNFSFASTYRPNFNTFNNGIDSSQKLDIYPYKPITAFTVLNSEDKPNAIVRPIRRGDNSELSWSDYQHVTNGEGTLWAQQRDYHLKDNLNSTASKKMNNLSLVRPSIESNEPLRTKLNRKLHNLHEAAGQETWTGSRHSSNASQHDNVVKRPLFITTVPTGVFLPPPKEPPLPWFLKPHIYAYSSHPVVLSGSNAAATDNANDKIHNSSVASAKISACDKVMSANQLKSIRANSKANTVSGTTLSRSSNVNGSATNGLRRGQPSPPSRDPLTGSVNLTKQQFREQIQQHRAKRDIPPQTYRNVMYDRRVIRGSVFGTQQLLENSDPFDKAAEIRRRHAIRKQKVCRSQRNILGTPPPVNGRRHEVIQTEKYLEELVQRPPEFSVDTQTDLFLEKPPEPPYIPSKVGVDAATEIADGELFHFDAEAQPIIDILVDACIEQSMLEVAHEQEIAELRRQQAEFLAQREAELAELRRLEAEEIRLQAEKERRLQQDTIAKELDEEMQKSVTAAKLLQGHIAGLLPEVLDNLEPATDAAKKEHLMKTIAPWLTVEVAEEVGHIVDSREILTAIIQEIIKQRATAYAGYKEEMPLETVMERGEDDILEEATKEEICTCESSDISSEKTDKCDDTSKKV